In Planifilum fimeticola, the genomic window GCCAACTGCCTTCAAGGAGGTTCACCCCCTTCTTCTTTTTCGGAGTTCTCTTTGGCGGTTTCGATCGCAAAAATCAAAGTATGATATCCAAAAGGCGATGCCTATTTGTCTCCCAAAGGATTTCGTCTCGTGGAATCAAACGGGGCCGATGGGCGTCCCCCCGAAGAGCCGCTCATCCTGAACTCGACTTTGTCATCGGATTTGAAAACCAGTTTCTTCGTATTCTGTCTCCCCTGGAGCGGACATCAACAGGGTGAGTGAGATCCGCCCCTTTCAGAGAGGAGAAATCCTGTGGAACTGCGAGAACGGCTGAAGCTGCTGATCCGAAACACCATTCATCCGACGTTGAAAGAGCGCGGATTCAAAAAACGAAATCACCATTTTTACCGTCCCTTAGCAGATGTGGGCTGGACCTTTCAGGTGCAATCCAGCAAATATAACACCCGGGATTTTCTGCAGTTCACCCTCAACATGGGAATCTATGTCCCCCAATGGGCCCGGTTGACGGGCCAAACCGTCTCCGATTTCCCCAAGGAATACCAGTCCCTGTGGCGAGAGCGGGTTAGGGGCGATCACTGGTACGAGTTGACCCCCGGGACGGAGCTCGCGGCCTTGAGACGGGAAATCGCGCGGGATCTGCAGGAGCAGGTGATTCCCTTCTTTGAGCGGCTGTCCGGATTGCCCCCTCTGCTGGAGGAGATGTTGGAGGCTTATCGGATGGGGAGACTGTCCGTGTATGCGGGAAAGGATATCGCCATCCTGCTCACCCTCTCAAACCGTCGGGAGGAAGCCGCCGACCTGTTGAAGCGGGTGGCCGCCTACTGTCGGGAAGACGACACTGTCATTGACCACATACGCCAACACCGATTCCAACGGCTGAAGGAGCTGGCCGACAAGCTGGGGATTTCGCTTTGATAAAGGAAGTGCGCTCTATT contains:
- a CDS encoding DUF4304 domain-containing protein, encoding MELRERLKLLIRNTIHPTLKERGFKKRNHHFYRPLADVGWTFQVQSSKYNTRDFLQFTLNMGIYVPQWARLTGQTVSDFPKEYQSLWRERVRGDHWYELTPGTELAALRREIARDLQEQVIPFFERLSGLPPLLEEMLEAYRMGRLSVYAGKDIAILLTLSNRREEAADLLKRVAAYCREDDTVIDHIRQHRFQRLKELADKLGISL